The following DNA comes from candidate division WOR-3 bacterium.
ACGTGCTTGAGTGCGCGGCGGGCAGCGAAAGCCGCGTCGCCGGCAGCATCGCGGCAGTACTTGACGCCTCCGCGCCGGGCGAGCGCTCGCTGGATCGCCCCCGGGCGCTCATCTTCGAGGTCCTCTGCGTCGTCCAGCAGCTGGTACGCGAGCCCGAACTGCCGCCCGAATTCCTCCAGCGCGGCAAGCTCCGCACTGGCAGCCTTGCCCAGCAGGCCGCCGGTACGGCCGCAGAAGGCAAACAGGGAGGCCGTCTTCTTGTTGATGATATCGAAATACTGCTTCTGCGAACAGCTGGCGCCGGCGCCGATTCGTGCCTCCAGCCACTGCCCCTCGCACATCGTCCGCACCTCGCGCACCAGCAGGTGCACAAGGCCGGGAGTATGCAGTTCCTCCAGCGCGGCCAGCCCCTGTACGAACAGCAGGTCGGCAAAGATCACCGCCGGCTTGACGCCGATGACGCGGTGCAGCGCCGCGCCGTCGCGTCGCCGCAGGGCCGAGTCG
Coding sequences within:
- a CDS encoding polyprenyl synthetase family protein; translation: MKEVSPAYRPIRRGLDAVEAEIANRTTGRFSVLLRGKRLRPAMLLLAAGATGERPDRDAVLAAAIVEIVHTASLIHDDVIDSALRRRDGAALHRVIGVKPAVIFADLLFVQGLAALEELHTPGLVHLLVREVRTMCEGQWLEARIGAGASCSQKQYFDIINKKTASLFAFCGRTGGLLGKAASAELAALEEFGRQFGLAYQLLDDAEDLEDERPGAIQRALARRGGVKYCRDAAGDAAFAARRALKHVPPRVAGGLGRLLSSVMEDGK